The genome window ACGACCTGTAGTGAGAGACACTCGAGTATCTTTTGGCTCAGATTCTTGGCGCGTCCCTCGGGTGAGTAGATGTTCGTCTTGTGATCGGTGCTGTCCGTGCAGATGCGACAAAGGTCGTAGTAGTTAATGCAGCGAACGTTGCTTTCGGCCGCAGCCATTTTTCCGGTGGCTTAGTGGTTTTCCAAATGCTATTTATGTTTAGTGTATTGCacatgcaaatatttgttgtCTTTTCTTCGTCTGAACGACGCTTAGTGGTGACACTGCGCGAATACAGCTCGGCGTGATTGGCAATAACTATCGGTTTGTTATAATATAAAAGAAAGGAACGACAAAATGTTTCCCCGCCTTATAACCTTTAACCCAGAAGCTGCTCGGCGCAGCTTCTTAATTTATTTCCTTCGAAGGTTAATTCTAACTCCAACTTACCGTAGTAAGTACTTACAGGGTATCTATCGATATGAGCAACGAAATTTCCACCTATAGTTTCGTATCAACGATAGAATTATCGATAACTACTGTCCACCCAAGGTATTTCCCCAACTCGAACCAACGGTCATACTGCGTCGGCCATTTGTCATTGCGAGCGTGACAAAAATAAGTTCTCTGAAAATCGAAATAGTTTGAAGCGTCTGATTTAAACTGGAGAAAATGGGATCACGCAACGAGTGCCGTATTTATGTGGGCAACCTTCCGCCGGATATACGCACCAAGGATATCCAGGACCTGTTCCACAAGTTCGGCAAAGTTACTTTCGTCGATCTGAAAAATCGGCGTGGGCCGCCATTTGCTTTTGTTGAGTTCGAAGATGCGCGGTGAGTAATGCGAATACACACAGCTGGCCCAGCGCCCCGGCGAAGACACCCAACTAATTCGCGACAACTGCTTCTCTTCCTTCCTTGACCATGGTCCATATTCTCTGTCTGCCCCTTCGCCCAATTCAGCGATGCCGACGATGCGGTGAAGGCGCGCGACGGCTACGACTACGATGGGTATCGTCTGCGAGTGGAGTTCCCGCGGGGCGGTGGTCCTGGAAGTTACCGCGGCGGCAACCGCAACGACCGCAGCCGCGACGGTGGCGGACGCATGGGCGGACGCGGACCGCCAGCCAAGCGCTCGCAGTACCGCGTCATGGTTACTGGACTGCCCGCCTCCGGATCGTGGCAAGATCTCAAGGATCACATGCGCGAGGCCGGCGACGTCTGCTTCGCAGACACATACAAGGATGGTTCCGGCGTTGTTGAGTTCCTGCGCCACGAGGACATGAAGTACGCAATCAAGAAATTGGACGACTCTCGCTTCCGTTCGCATGAGGTATGTAAATTGGCGAGTTCCAACTTTGTAATATTCAAATGTATTCGGGTTTCAAGGTAGAGAATTTAcctttgcatttattttgacAGCATACATTATTCACACGCTggaataattaaatgcaatttcagGAATGACATTAAGTTATATTGGATTAGCTGCATAAATATAGTTTGCAATTCTTCTTGCGTTTTGAAAAATAGTTTGTTAAATTAGTCGACACTTTtcaaattatattaatatttttattgtctTTAGGGCGAGGTTGCCTACATTCGCGTACGCGAGGATAGCGGCGATAACGACagaggcggtggtggtggcggcagCGGTGGAGGTGGTGGCGGCAGCGGCGGAGGTGGAAGCCGTGACTACCGCGACAGGTAA of Drosophila mauritiana strain mau12 chromosome 3R, ASM438214v1, whole genome shotgun sequence contains these proteins:
- the LOC117145850 gene encoding serine/arginine-rich splicing factor 1B; protein product: MGSRNECRIYVGNLPPDIRTKDIQDLFHKFGKVTFVDLKNRRGPPFAFVEFEDARDADDAVKARDGYDYDGYRLRVEFPRGGGPGSYRGGNRNDRSRDGGGRMGGRGPPAKRSQYRVMVTGLPASGSWQDLKDHMREAGDVCFADTYKDGSGVVEFLRHEDMKYAIKKLDDSRFRSHEGEVAYIRVREDSGDNDRGGGGGGSGGGGGGSGGGGSRDYRDRSRSRSFSSRPRRRGTPTYSPVRRQSYSRSRSRSNY